In one Ornithinimicrobium pratense genomic region, the following are encoded:
- a CDS encoding vWA domain-containing protein codes for MSATDPGTADRATAGQTTPDTAATSTLTWDAGQTLGGFARACRAAGLSVTADRERGFLRACAEVGLRSREAVYWAGRATLTASPADVAPYDRIFNGWFGGQPMHAVTPQETPRTSTVQASLEDPGEGVGPDGPDGEELVKAAASAQEVLRHRDVAGLSPKDRAALRRQFALLKPRPPSRRGRRHTPSHRGAVDGHATVRALLRQMGEPSRIRRRRRVHRPRRVVLLVDVSGSMSAYADALLRLAHTMVQAGPRTTEVFTVGTRLTHVTRALGERDPDRALLAAGEVVPDWSGGTRLGESLAVFVRRWGRRGMARGAVVVVFSDGWERTAPELLGEQLRAVRSLAHRVVWVNPHRGKEGYAPVQAGIVAVLPHVDEFIAGHSLAAFEEVLSVVAGAAGVRA; via the coding sequence ATGAGCGCCACCGACCCCGGAACGGCAGACCGAGCCACGGCAGGCCAGACGACACCCGACACGGCCGCGACCTCGACCTTGACCTGGGACGCCGGGCAGACCCTAGGCGGTTTCGCGCGGGCCTGCCGGGCTGCGGGGCTGTCGGTCACGGCCGACCGGGAGCGTGGCTTCCTGCGCGCCTGTGCGGAGGTGGGCCTGCGCTCGCGCGAGGCCGTCTACTGGGCCGGGCGGGCCACGCTGACCGCGTCCCCGGCGGACGTGGCGCCCTACGACCGGATCTTCAACGGCTGGTTTGGCGGGCAGCCGATGCATGCGGTCACGCCCCAGGAGACCCCGCGGACCAGCACCGTCCAGGCCAGCCTCGAGGACCCGGGCGAGGGCGTCGGGCCGGACGGGCCCGACGGCGAGGAGCTGGTGAAGGCGGCGGCCTCAGCGCAGGAGGTGCTGCGCCATCGCGACGTCGCCGGCCTCTCGCCCAAGGATCGAGCCGCGCTGCGCCGGCAGTTCGCGCTGCTCAAGCCCCGCCCGCCCAGCCGCCGGGGCCGACGGCATACCCCCAGCCACCGCGGCGCGGTTGACGGCCACGCGACGGTGCGGGCACTGCTGCGGCAGATGGGCGAGCCTAGCCGGATCCGGCGCCGCCGACGGGTGCACCGCCCGCGCCGGGTGGTGCTTCTGGTCGACGTCAGCGGATCGATGAGCGCCTACGCCGACGCCCTGCTGCGCCTGGCGCACACCATGGTGCAGGCCGGGCCGCGGACGACTGAGGTGTTCACCGTCGGCACCCGACTGACCCACGTGACTCGCGCCCTGGGCGAGCGTGATCCGGACCGGGCTCTGCTCGCCGCCGGGGAGGTCGTCCCGGACTGGTCCGGCGGGACCAGGCTCGGGGAGTCGCTGGCGGTCTTTGTGCGCCGGTGGGGCCGACGGGGGATGGCTCGCGGTGCCGTGGTGGTGGTGTTCAGCGACGGCTGGGAGCGGACCGCGCCGGAGCTGCTGGGGGAGCAGCTGCGCGCCGTGCGGTCCTTGGCGCACCGCGTGGTGTGGGTCAACCCGCACCGCGGCAAGGAGGGTTACGCGCCGGTGCAGGCCGGGATCGTCGCGGTCCTGCCCCACGTCGACGAGTTCATCGCCGGCCACTCGCTGGCCGCCTTCGAAGAGGTGCTCTCCGTCGTGGCCGGCGCGGCGGGCGTGAGAGCCTAA
- a CDS encoding glycoside hydrolase family 43 protein, whose product MNEAPPDRPEVPAGHYRNPVHADYFADPFVLRTSDPDLPRYVAYGTGRRHGELVFDVLTSPDLHSWTLAGGALRTLAPEAGTDYWAPEVAEADGRWWMYYSVGMGDVGHSMRVAVGDNPLGPFHDCGGDLTPDERFAIDGHPFRDRDGTWYLFYARDVLEGQRVGTMLAVDVLETMTRLQGRPRTVLEPSADWQVFQRQRTIHGGVYDWHTLEGPAVVHRHGRYYCLYSGGSWEGAGYGMGYAVADHPLGPWQEPLTGGRLLATVPGKVLGPGHASVVRGPADQDVLVYHAWDAERTARRMCIDPIRWNPAGPSVDGPTWQAVRLDRGLDSRSEARDENVTVETYRTGKQEYN is encoded by the coding sequence ATGAACGAGGCACCGCCGGATCGGCCGGAGGTGCCCGCCGGGCACTACCGCAACCCGGTCCACGCCGACTACTTCGCGGACCCGTTCGTGCTCCGGACCTCCGACCCGGATCTGCCACGGTATGTCGCGTACGGCACCGGAAGGCGCCACGGTGAACTCGTCTTCGACGTGCTGACCTCCCCCGACCTCCACTCCTGGACCCTGGCCGGCGGTGCGCTGCGGACCCTGGCCCCCGAGGCCGGAACCGACTACTGGGCCCCCGAGGTGGCCGAGGCCGACGGCCGCTGGTGGATGTACTACTCCGTCGGGATGGGGGACGTGGGTCACTCCATGCGGGTGGCGGTTGGGGACAACCCTCTCGGTCCCTTCCACGACTGCGGGGGCGACCTCACCCCCGACGAGCGGTTCGCCATCGACGGTCACCCCTTCCGCGACCGGGACGGCACGTGGTACCTGTTCTACGCCAGGGACGTCCTGGAGGGTCAACGGGTCGGGACCATGCTGGCCGTCGACGTCCTGGAGACGATGACCCGCCTGCAAGGCCGGCCGCGCACTGTCCTCGAGCCCAGCGCCGACTGGCAGGTCTTCCAGCGGCAGCGCACGATCCACGGTGGGGTCTACGACTGGCACACCCTTGAGGGGCCTGCGGTCGTGCACCGGCACGGCCGGTACTACTGCCTGTACTCAGGTGGCTCCTGGGAGGGTGCGGGATACGGCATGGGGTATGCCGTGGCTGACCACCCTCTGGGCCCTTGGCAGGAGCCCTTGACTGGGGGCAGGTTGCTGGCCACAGTGCCGGGCAAGGTGCTCGGCCCCGGGCACGCGTCCGTGGTGCGCGGGCCTGCTGACCAGGACGTTCTCGTCTACCACGCGTGGGACGCCGAGAGGACTGCGCGCCGGATGTGCATCGACCCGATCAGGTGGAATCCTGCAGGCCCGTCGGTGGACGGGCCCACCTGGCAGGCGGTGCGTCTGGACCGTGGTCTCGACAGCCGGAGCGAGGCGCGGGACGAGAACGTGACGGTTGAGACGTACAGGACGGGAAAGCAGGAGTACAACTAA
- a CDS encoding pyridoxamine 5'-phosphate oxidase family protein, with the protein MSILVDLSELAGVVARHPTAYLLIAGEDRPHVGEVEVKVGDGVLIVPRPGRTARRVLPARPLVTLLLPPHEPDGYSLVVDGSAELVDEQVRITPSHAVLHRRPRPDSPPSATACEGDCQPLS; encoded by the coding sequence ATGAGCATCCTGGTGGACCTGTCCGAGCTGGCCGGGGTGGTGGCGAGGCACCCCACCGCCTACCTGCTGATCGCCGGCGAGGACCGGCCGCACGTCGGCGAGGTTGAGGTCAAGGTGGGTGACGGCGTGCTCATCGTGCCGCGACCTGGCCGGACGGCCCGCCGGGTCCTGCCCGCGCGGCCACTGGTGACCCTGCTCCTGCCACCGCACGAGCCGGACGGCTACAGCCTGGTGGTCGACGGATCGGCCGAGCTGGTCGACGAGCAGGTGCGAATCACCCCTAGCCATGCCGTGCTGCACCGCCGGCCACGTCCCGACTCCCCGCCGTCGGCGACCGCCTGCGAGGGCGACTGCCAACCGCTGTCATGA
- a CDS encoding hemerythrin domain-containing protein: MTTLPTQQPPLSLAKQDPASLGGRLSVLYRQRADHVRLEELLRQLDATPLAKQRPVLLDLYRLVFPHAFAEESVLWPVLRRVLPEGKELTLQVEQEHQEVNEVVSRLEDLDVADPGRGPLLQRLADLLREDVRDEEDELLPGLQQKLTLGQLRRLGLLWEVVRRVSPTRAHPVVARRPPGNVVAALPLTVIDRSRDMLERVALRSAPSIADRLAVLDHRLGRAARRVERLPMMRAGEHASTSVGHAASL, from the coding sequence ATGACCACGCTGCCTACCCAGCAGCCGCCCCTGTCCCTCGCGAAGCAGGACCCTGCCTCCCTGGGGGGCCGGCTCAGCGTGCTCTACCGGCAGCGCGCCGACCACGTGCGCCTGGAGGAACTGCTTCGTCAGCTGGACGCCACTCCGCTGGCGAAGCAACGGCCGGTCCTGCTCGACCTGTACCGCTTGGTCTTCCCGCACGCCTTCGCCGAGGAGTCCGTCCTGTGGCCGGTGCTGCGTCGAGTGCTGCCCGAGGGGAAAGAGCTGACCCTGCAGGTGGAGCAGGAGCATCAGGAGGTCAACGAGGTGGTGTCTCGGTTGGAAGACCTGGACGTCGCGGATCCCGGGCGCGGACCGCTGCTGCAGCGTCTGGCCGACCTGCTGCGCGAAGACGTCCGCGACGAGGAGGACGAGCTGCTGCCCGGGCTGCAGCAGAAGCTCACCCTGGGTCAGCTGCGTCGCCTTGGGTTGTTGTGGGAGGTGGTGCGGCGGGTGTCCCCGACCCGCGCGCACCCCGTCGTGGCCCGCAGACCTCCCGGCAACGTGGTGGCTGCGCTGCCGTTGACCGTCATCGACCGGAGCAGGGACATGCTGGAGCGCGTCGCACTGCGCAGCGCGCCATCGATCGCCGACCGCCTGGCCGTCCTCGACCACCGGCTGGGCAGGGCAGCACGCAGGGTCGAGCGGCTCCCGATGATGCGTGCGGGCGAGCACGCCTCGACGAGCGTCGGGCACGCGGCCAGTCTGTGA
- a CDS encoding lactonase family protein produces MTEIVLIANAGDGTISTLRLHRGDRPRLEVLATTGGLEGCGSFAVDRERDLVYAAYKGEHAGIATLSLDRESGELAERSRTEVEDSMTYLELSHGGTLLLGASYGGGVGLVWPVQEGVVGEPTARTENANLHCVIARAGHAWFVSLGDDLVSQHALSPDGALRPLDPPTLAMPEGSGPRHLILNGDGNNAYLVTEFSGEVFRLTVQSDGTLQPHEAVHFVDPSQGLSHSRMDADPLEEHLIWGADVGIAGDLVLASERTSSLITSVPLQDGRLGEPVGFTPVPTQPRGFRVSDDGRYVVSVGERATEAVLLDVGQDGTLTQVDVAEIGNGANWVRFV; encoded by the coding sequence ATGACCGAGATCGTGCTCATCGCCAACGCCGGAGACGGCACCATCAGCACCCTGCGTCTGCACCGCGGGGACCGACCCCGGTTGGAGGTGCTGGCCACCACCGGGGGCCTGGAGGGATGCGGCTCCTTCGCGGTGGACCGTGAGCGCGACCTGGTCTACGCCGCGTACAAGGGTGAGCACGCCGGGATTGCGACCCTGAGCCTGGACCGTGAGTCGGGGGAGCTGGCCGAGCGTTCACGCACCGAGGTCGAGGACTCGATGACCTATCTGGAACTCTCGCACGGGGGGACGCTCCTGCTCGGGGCCTCCTACGGCGGGGGGGTCGGCCTGGTGTGGCCGGTCCAGGAGGGAGTCGTGGGGGAGCCCACCGCACGGACCGAGAACGCCAACCTGCACTGCGTCATCGCCCGTGCCGGCCACGCCTGGTTCGTCTCGCTGGGCGACGACCTGGTCTCCCAGCACGCGCTCTCACCCGACGGCGCGCTCAGGCCTCTTGACCCCCCCACCCTGGCGATGCCCGAGGGCTCAGGGCCACGGCACCTCATCCTCAACGGGGACGGCAACAACGCCTACCTGGTCACCGAGTTCTCCGGCGAGGTGTTCCGGCTCACCGTGCAGAGCGACGGCACCCTGCAGCCGCACGAGGCGGTCCACTTTGTCGACCCGTCCCAGGGCCTGTCACACAGCCGGATGGACGCCGACCCCCTCGAGGAGCACCTCATCTGGGGCGCGGACGTCGGCATCGCGGGTGACCTGGTGCTGGCCTCGGAGCGCACCTCATCCCTGATCACCTCCGTGCCACTGCAGGACGGGCGTCTGGGCGAGCCGGTGGGCTTCACCCCGGTGCCCACGCAGCCGCGCGGCTTCAGGGTCAGCGACGACGGCAGGTATGTCGTCTCCGTCGGCGAGCGCGCGACCGAGGCAGTGCTGCTCGACGTCGGGCAGGACGGCACCCTGACCCAGGTGGACGTCGCCGAGATCGGCAACGGGGCGAACTGGGTCCGCTTCGTCTGA
- a CDS encoding AAA family ATPase, whose translation MEPSAAFDSPQALADALTGTAYLADEGLATVTWLAHRLERPLLLEGEPGTGKTALAEALAQLQGVPLIRLQCYEGIEASQALYDWDFPRQILHLRAVETAAAANRDGHSVGSSEDLEAELFDERFLQARPVLRALQEAPCVLLVDEVDRADDEFEAFLLEVLSTWAVTIPELGTVRARTPPLVVLTSNRTRELHDALKRRCLYHWIEHPGLERELAIVRARLPEVAETLAREVVEVVQQLRADEGMVKPPGVAETLDWARALAALGHSRLDPEVAAATMGAAVKYREDAERVRVALDRILTR comes from the coding sequence ATGGAGCCCAGCGCCGCGTTCGACAGCCCGCAGGCACTCGCCGACGCCCTGACCGGCACGGCATACCTGGCCGATGAGGGGTTAGCGACAGTGACCTGGCTGGCACACCGGCTGGAGCGTCCGCTGCTGCTCGAAGGCGAACCCGGGACCGGCAAGACCGCCCTCGCCGAGGCGTTGGCGCAGCTGCAGGGCGTGCCGCTGATCCGGCTGCAGTGCTACGAGGGGATCGAGGCCAGCCAGGCGCTCTACGACTGGGACTTCCCTCGGCAGATCCTGCACCTGCGCGCGGTGGAGACCGCCGCGGCGGCCAACCGCGACGGCCACTCCGTCGGGTCCAGCGAGGACCTGGAGGCCGAGCTGTTCGATGAGCGCTTCCTGCAGGCCAGACCGGTGCTGCGGGCGTTGCAGGAGGCGCCGTGCGTGCTGCTGGTCGACGAGGTGGACCGGGCCGACGACGAGTTCGAGGCCTTCCTGCTCGAGGTGCTCTCCACCTGGGCGGTGACCATCCCCGAGCTGGGGACGGTGCGGGCAAGGACCCCACCGTTGGTGGTGCTGACCTCGAACCGCACCCGGGAGCTGCACGACGCGCTCAAGCGGCGGTGCCTCTACCACTGGATCGAGCACCCCGGCCTGGAGCGAGAGCTGGCGATCGTGCGGGCTCGGCTGCCCGAGGTGGCAGAGACGCTGGCCCGGGAGGTGGTCGAGGTGGTCCAGCAGCTGCGGGCCGACGAGGGCATGGTCAAACCCCCGGGCGTGGCCGAGACGCTCGACTGGGCCCGGGCGCTGGCGGCGCTGGGGCACAGCCGCCTGGACCCCGAGGTCGCGGCGGCCACGATGGGGGCCGCAGTGAAGTACCGCGAGGACGCCGAGCGGGTCCGGGTCGCGCTGGACCGCATCCTGACCCGCTGA
- a CDS encoding GntR family transcriptional regulator codes for MLIEADPKLPTPVYEQVVEQVVEGIRTGQLVPGDKLPSVRQLASDLGLAANTVAKAYRQLEEEGHVETRGRGGTLVRDELAPALPSRTAAEEFAETARQAGLDLQQAIGLLRRTW; via the coding sequence ATGCTGATAGAGGCCGACCCGAAGCTGCCCACGCCGGTCTACGAGCAGGTCGTCGAGCAGGTGGTCGAGGGGATCCGCACCGGTCAGCTGGTGCCTGGCGACAAGCTGCCTTCGGTGCGGCAGCTGGCCAGCGACCTGGGGCTCGCGGCCAACACCGTCGCGAAGGCCTACCGCCAGCTGGAGGAGGAGGGGCACGTCGAGACCCGCGGCCGGGGCGGCACCCTGGTTCGCGACGAGCTGGCCCCCGCCCTGCCGAGCCGGACCGCGGCGGAAGAGTTCGCTGAGACGGCACGCCAGGCGGGCCTGGACCTTCAGCAGGCTATCGGGTTGCTCCGGCGGACCTGGTGA
- a CDS encoding nucleotidyltransferase family protein: MSMPSPPRSDRPPARASARTTGLLLAAGAGRRYGGPKALADDGSGPWVVRAVRTLHDGGCGDVLVVTGAAAEEVETLLADMTDTRVSAVRCGTWEEGMGESLRAGLTALATRGRSIPTQALVHLVDLPDVGPDVIARLLDARPAGAGGVGGDALVRAAYRGVPGHPVLLGQDHWQPVLDVARGDAGARAYLRRTRPGLVECGDLASGTDVDTP; this comes from the coding sequence ATGAGCATGCCGTCCCCGCCGCGGAGCGACCGCCCGCCCGCCCGCGCGTCCGCCCGGACCACCGGGTTGCTTCTGGCTGCGGGAGCGGGACGCAGGTACGGAGGGCCCAAGGCCCTCGCGGACGACGGTTCCGGCCCCTGGGTCGTCCGCGCCGTGCGGACGTTGCACGACGGAGGGTGCGGCGACGTCCTCGTCGTCACCGGTGCCGCGGCGGAGGAGGTCGAGACCCTGCTCGCCGACATGACCGACACCCGGGTCTCAGCAGTGCGGTGCGGGACGTGGGAAGAAGGGATGGGTGAGTCGCTGCGGGCGGGCCTGACCGCGCTGGCGACCCGCGGCCGCTCCATACCAACCCAGGCGCTCGTGCATCTCGTCGACCTGCCCGACGTGGGGCCCGACGTCATCGCGCGGCTGCTCGACGCCCGCCCGGCCGGTGCCGGAGGGGTGGGAGGAGACGCCCTGGTGCGGGCGGCATACCGGGGCGTCCCGGGCCACCCGGTGCTGCTCGGCCAGGACCACTGGCAGCCGGTGCTCGACGTCGCGCGCGGCGACGCCGGCGCACGGGCCTACCTGCGCAGGACCCGGCCGGGGCTCGTCGAGTGCGGCGACCTCGCCTCCGGGACGGACGTCGATACGCCGTAG
- a CDS encoding XdhC family protein, with amino-acid sequence MRDVLEKLLDWWRSGEQVAMGTVVGTWKSAPRQPGASMLVGSDGEAVGSVSGGCVEGAVYELGQEVIASGSPVLRRYGVSDDEAMGVGLTCGGILDIFVERVSQQDFPELGEVAQDIDAGRPVAVATVVAHPDPTSLGRHLVIRPEGQRTSGTLGTHRIDHSVLDDARGMLAQGRTATLEYGPQGERRGEGLRVFVASYAPRPRMLVFGAIDFAAAVARIGSFLGYHVTVCDARPVFATRSRFPDVDEVVVSWPHRYVEEQVALDALDERTVACVLTHDPKFDVPLLTTLLGPDGPPLAYVGAMGSRRTHENRLARLREEGLTDEHLAVLRSPIGLDLGARTPEETAISVAAEIIALRWGGGGAPLRRIDGPIHRHDVD; translated from the coding sequence ATGCGCGACGTGCTTGAGAAGCTGCTGGACTGGTGGCGTTCCGGGGAGCAGGTTGCCATGGGGACCGTGGTCGGGACGTGGAAGTCCGCGCCGCGGCAGCCCGGGGCGTCCATGCTCGTCGGGTCCGACGGTGAGGCCGTGGGGTCGGTCTCCGGCGGGTGCGTAGAGGGTGCGGTCTACGAGCTGGGTCAAGAGGTCATTGCCTCCGGCTCGCCAGTGCTGAGGCGGTATGGCGTGTCCGACGACGAGGCCATGGGGGTCGGGCTGACCTGCGGGGGCATCCTTGACATCTTCGTGGAGAGGGTTTCCCAGCAGGACTTTCCCGAGCTGGGAGAAGTGGCGCAGGACATCGATGCCGGCCGCCCCGTCGCGGTCGCGACCGTGGTCGCCCACCCCGACCCAACCTCCCTGGGCCGGCACCTGGTCATCCGTCCCGAGGGCCAGCGCACCAGCGGCACGCTGGGCACCCACCGGATCGACCACTCGGTGCTGGACGACGCCCGCGGGATGCTCGCGCAGGGCCGCACAGCCACCCTGGAGTACGGCCCCCAGGGCGAGCGACGGGGCGAGGGCTTGCGGGTCTTCGTCGCCTCCTATGCGCCGCGCCCGCGGATGCTGGTCTTCGGGGCCATCGACTTCGCCGCCGCCGTGGCCCGGATCGGCTCCTTCCTTGGCTACCACGTCACGGTCTGCGACGCCCGCCCTGTCTTCGCCACCCGCAGCCGGTTCCCGGACGTAGACGAGGTCGTCGTCTCCTGGCCGCACCGATACGTTGAGGAGCAGGTCGCCCTGGACGCCCTGGACGAGCGCACGGTGGCGTGCGTGCTCACCCACGACCCCAAGTTCGACGTGCCCCTGCTGACCACCCTGCTCGGGCCCGACGGGCCACCGCTGGCCTACGTGGGGGCCATGGGCTCCCGGCGCACCCACGAGAACCGGCTCGCGCGGCTGCGCGAGGAGGGGCTGACCGATGAACACCTGGCGGTGCTGCGCAGCCCCATCGGGCTCGACCTCGGCGCCCGGACCCCCGAAGAGACCGCCATCTCGGTCGCCGCGGAGATCATCGCCCTGCGCTGGGGCGGCGGCGGCGCACCCTTGCGCAGGATCGACGGCCCGATCCACCGGCACGATGTGGATTGA
- a CDS encoding pentapeptide repeat-containing protein, translated as MTKEVVGQRFVDEDWYAAELSSRTYRDCAFVDVDLTEAETSGCRFEGCSFEQVRLNASIHRQSSFTACTFGTTSFFDATLEGCRFDGSSFVRCSLSALTVQGGSWWGVSLVGADLRKQVLRDLRLVDADLSEADLRDVDLRGSDLSGSVLRSARLDRADLRGTTLAGADLTGAAVRGARLDLLGAVALSTSLGAVVEPD; from the coding sequence ATGACAAAGGAGGTCGTGGGCCAGCGGTTCGTCGACGAGGACTGGTATGCCGCCGAGCTCTCCTCGCGGACCTACCGGGACTGCGCCTTCGTCGACGTTGACCTTACGGAGGCCGAGACCAGCGGCTGCCGCTTCGAGGGGTGCTCCTTCGAACAGGTCAGGCTCAACGCCTCCATCCATCGACAGTCTTCCTTCACCGCCTGCACCTTCGGCACGACCTCGTTCTTCGACGCCACGCTGGAGGGCTGCCGGTTCGACGGCAGCAGCTTCGTCCGGTGCTCGCTGTCGGCCCTGACCGTCCAGGGCGGCTCGTGGTGGGGCGTGAGCTTGGTGGGTGCCGACCTGCGCAAACAGGTGCTGCGCGACCTACGGCTCGTCGACGCAGACCTGTCCGAGGCCGACCTGCGCGACGTCGACCTTCGCGGCAGCGACCTGTCGGGCAGCGTCCTGCGCTCTGCCCGCCTGGACCGGGCAGACCTGCGCGGGACGACACTGGCCGGTGCCGACCTAACCGGTGCGGCGGTGCGTGGCGCCCGGCTCGACCTGCTGGGCGCCGTCGCCCTGAGCACCTCGCTGGGAGCTGTCGTGGAGCCGGACTGA
- a CDS encoding SGNH/GDSL hydrolase family protein encodes MSLRPRTALTSISSLSTLGLLAGAALPVQAEEPVHYVALGDSFSAGTGTRAKVDDCYRSPHGYPALLADAHGLQLDYQACSSADTEDVHRDQLDALSPATDYVTMTIGGNDLGYAGVITQCALPGWLSNCEGRINDALELLHSQMPQRYDVLFAEIGVRAPAADVVIGTYPHLFSGRNCNLATFFTAAEMRALNGATDQLADVIADRTQAAGFRYVDARPAFQGHAVCDSPEWVNGLSWPIQESYHPNRDGNIGYADIFWPGTSGSTTTRTTTDTGTASTDQTSASRAQQVRAQADAVLAMDLTGSANLRQARSAGVPTGELVRLVAQLRSGDVATVEKALAGLAALNERHAIRAGR; translated from the coding sequence ATGAGCCTCCGACCCAGGACCGCACTCACCTCCATCTCCTCGCTCTCGACGCTCGGTCTGCTGGCCGGGGCCGCGCTGCCCGTCCAGGCGGAGGAGCCTGTGCACTACGTCGCCCTGGGCGACTCCTTCTCCGCCGGGACCGGCACCCGCGCGAAGGTCGACGACTGTTACCGCTCGCCCCACGGCTACCCGGCCCTGCTGGCGGACGCGCACGGCCTGCAGTTGGACTACCAGGCCTGCTCCAGCGCCGACACTGAAGACGTGCACCGTGATCAGCTAGACGCCCTCTCCCCCGCCACCGACTACGTGACGATGACGATCGGCGGCAACGACCTCGGGTACGCCGGGGTGATCACCCAGTGCGCCCTGCCCGGATGGCTGTCCAACTGTGAGGGCCGGATCAACGACGCCCTCGAGCTCCTGCACAGCCAGATGCCGCAGCGCTACGACGTGCTCTTTGCCGAGATCGGCGTCCGGGCCCCGGCCGCGGACGTCGTCATCGGCACCTACCCCCACCTGTTCAGCGGGCGTAACTGCAACCTCGCCACCTTCTTCACCGCCGCCGAGATGCGGGCCCTCAACGGTGCGACCGACCAGCTGGCCGACGTCATCGCGGACCGGACGCAGGCGGCCGGGTTCCGGTATGTCGATGCCCGCCCCGCTTTCCAGGGCCATGCCGTGTGCGACTCACCGGAGTGGGTCAACGGGCTGAGCTGGCCGATCCAGGAGTCCTACCACCCCAACCGGGACGGCAACATCGGTTACGCCGACATCTTCTGGCCGGGCACCTCCGGCAGCACGACAACGCGGACCACCACCGACACGGGCACTGCCTCAACCGACCAGACATCCGCGTCCCGCGCCCAGCAGGTGCGGGCCCAGGCCGATGCGGTCCTGGCGATGGACCTGACCGGCTCGGCCAACCTGCGACAAGCACGCTCGGCGGGTGTCCCCACCGGTGAGCTGGTGCGTCTGGTGGCACAGCTGCGCTCGGGCGACGTCGCGACCGTGGAGAAGGCCCTGGCCGGTCTGGCCGCTCTCAACGAGCGGCACGCCATCCGCGCCGGACGCTAG
- a CDS encoding ABC transporter substrate-binding protein, producing the protein MSFTHSSRRAAPARRTTLTVCAAGFALVLAACGGGMSPEEAAQQGDEAPGDAAEFTGDYTGPAVELAYWNGFTGGDGPFMQDLVEQFMAEHENITVVSNTIQWADFYQRVPAAVNAGEGPDVGVMHLDQLATNAARSVIVPVDSIAEGLGLSADDFSEEVWDAGVYQDERYGIPLDVHSLAMYYNPEHFEEAGITEVPTDEESFMAALDALQEAGHEEPFWMPNQWPGHLMYLSLAWQNGAEVYAEDGSAASFASPEALEAAEWQRSIIEEGYSPSDVAIDSQYAAFKNGENSITWDGIWQINDLEESGVPYEIAPVPTIFDEEAIWANSHNFFITKQATADENKYQAAQVFIGWMSEQSAEWAGSGMIPARQSVRDSGVLDDTTQGVIAEQIDSMRFLPPVPGLGGVQAEALEPALSEAILGRSDPSTALERASEQATELMEQNLESFGG; encoded by the coding sequence ATGAGCTTCACCCATTCTTCCCGTCGGGCCGCACCTGCCCGCCGAACCACCCTGACCGTCTGCGCAGCGGGCTTCGCTCTGGTCCTGGCTGCCTGCGGAGGCGGGATGAGCCCGGAGGAGGCCGCGCAGCAGGGTGACGAGGCCCCCGGGGACGCGGCCGAGTTCACCGGCGACTACACCGGCCCGGCTGTGGAGCTGGCCTACTGGAACGGTTTCACGGGCGGTGACGGCCCCTTCATGCAGGATCTGGTCGAGCAGTTCATGGCCGAGCACGAGAACATCACCGTGGTGTCCAACACGATCCAGTGGGCCGACTTCTACCAGCGGGTGCCGGCGGCGGTCAACGCTGGCGAAGGGCCGGACGTCGGGGTCATGCACCTGGACCAGTTGGCCACCAACGCCGCCCGCAGCGTCATCGTCCCCGTCGATAGCATTGCCGAGGGGTTGGGCCTTTCCGCCGACGACTTCAGCGAAGAGGTCTGGGACGCCGGCGTCTACCAGGATGAGCGCTACGGCATCCCGCTGGACGTGCACTCCCTGGCGATGTACTACAACCCGGAGCACTTTGAGGAGGCGGGGATCACCGAGGTCCCCACCGACGAGGAGTCGTTCATGGCGGCGCTCGACGCGCTGCAGGAGGCCGGTCATGAGGAGCCCTTCTGGATGCCCAACCAGTGGCCCGGCCACCTCATGTACCTCTCCCTGGCCTGGCAGAACGGGGCCGAGGTCTACGCCGAGGACGGCTCGGCAGCCAGTTTCGCCTCCCCCGAGGCTCTGGAGGCGGCCGAGTGGCAGCGGTCGATCATCGAGGAGGGGTACAGCCCCTCGGACGTGGCCATCGACTCCCAGTACGCCGCCTTCAAGAACGGTGAGAACTCCATCACCTGGGACGGCATCTGGCAGATCAACGACCTGGAGGAGTCGGGGGTGCCCTACGAGATCGCACCCGTCCCGACGATCTTCGACGAGGAGGCCATCTGGGCCAACTCGCACAACTTCTTCATCACCAAGCAGGCAACCGCGGACGAGAACAAGTACCAGGCGGCCCAGGTGTTCATCGGCTGGATGAGCGAGCAGTCGGCCGAGTGGGCGGGCTCTGGCATGATCCCCGCACGTCAGTCCGTGCGCGACAGCGGCGTTCTTGACGACACGACCCAGGGCGTCATCGCCGAACAGATCGACTCGATGCGGTTCCTGCCGCCCGTGCCGGGGCTCGGAGGGGTCCAGGCCGAGGCGCTGGAGCCCGCGCTCAGCGAGGCGATCCTTGGCCGCAGCGACCCGTCGACGGCCCTGGAGCGGGCCAGCGAGCAGGCAACGGAGTTGATGGAGCAAAACCTCGAGAGCTTCGGGGGCTGA